From Stigmatopora nigra isolate UIUO_SnigA chromosome 5, RoL_Snig_1.1, whole genome shotgun sequence, a single genomic window includes:
- the ptprfa gene encoding protein tyrosine phosphatase receptor type Fa isoform X3 — MAAGRPVAVTLAALLLSWWWWCSSPCVAADGVPSLVKWPQDQTGVAGGVASFVCQAQGEPRPRITWMKQGKKVSSQRFEVMDFPDGSGSVLRIQPLRTHRDEAVYECAAANALGRINASAKLTVLEEEQIPHGFPSIDMGPQLKVVEKTRTATMLCAASGSPDPLIFWLKDFLPVDVESADGRVKQLRSGALQIENSDESDQGKYECVAVNSAGSRYSPPANLYVRVRRVPPRFSIPPSNREVLPGGAVNLTCVAVGAPMPRVKWMSGEAQLTPEDQVPVGRNVLQLAHVLRSADYTCVAVSTLGVIRTTARVTVKAPPKPPTSLTATETTATSVTLSWDSEPSEPPASYYVIQYRALSSGEDVFREVDGVATTRYSVGGLGPFSEYLFRVMAVNEVGRGPPGPATAVRTGERAPSSPPLRLRARASGPARLLVRWEPPEEPNGRVRGYRLYYSADPEAPPDAWERRQTTAADGAGGAGGLALDGLRADVTYRLRVLAFTSAGDGPPSDVVLVKTREGVPAQPSHLEAEAELDSRIMLSWRWPPVQDVQEVQEVQEVRHPQEPQEAQEPLLGYQLLYWEANLPQEKLSVNLEPSASYAVDNLKADTVYAFSLAAKSASGLGVFTAPVEGRTAPSMPEAPPRKVEAAAVNSTAVRVSWKPPLSIKHNGHLRGGYHIVYSRMERGQPHGRPLVADVARPDAQEAILTGLLPETSYSLTVAAYGAKGDGARSKARLVTTTGAVPGKPSMMISTTTSNTALIQWQPPKETAGQLTGYRLRYKRAEEDSFAVRDFGPSHDHFTVTGLHKGASYVFQLRARNGAGHGVECVKEVATPEDAPSGYPLNLSAVGLGATSARLTWEPPSAERRNGKMVEYAVVYRDIDGREEEVVRTTAHTHLSLSGLRPDTTYDIRVRAFTAKGGGPLSPGIQSRTMPAPVPASAHNLAAKTVTKTSVLLTWEVTNTSESDSPLQIVFERQSVATRLQDGRKLITGLRPDTEYSFSVPTNGGAGPRQTVTLRTAPDLLPEKPSEILVDAEEDGGKVALRLPRVASGSPVRWFYVVVVPLTPASVHWESPDAMDLQELLDGQDIRPRKTRQTERDFLRAYVAAKLSSLPDVFTLGDGRDYGGFRNRQLLPGTARFFVLAELAQRQWRTLASSPFSDDVSVNDGGVGGATRVSEEGQMLWVTGPVLAVVLIVVIVMAILLFKSKQERKRTSPSSKDAQAAAAATDTKDSLRSRPCDPPEARPPGDNRGTPTLPGTGGRPPIAVGDLADHIRRLEADENSGFSREYQSIEAGRRFTWEHSNLEVNKPKNRYANIVAYDHTRVLLTPTEGMVGSDYVNANYVDGYRKQNAYIATQGPLPDTLADFWRMVWEQRAATVVMMTRLEEKSRVKCEQYWPSRGTQTYGPVQVTLLETTELATYTIRTFALYKSGSSERREVRHFQFLAWPDHGVPEHPASTLAFVRRVKACDSPDAGPTVVHCSAGVGRTGCFVAIDAMLERMRREGAVDVHGHVSRLRAQRNYMVQTQEQYVFIHEALLEAAVCGNTQVAARNLHAHVDKLGRVPPGESVTAMELEFKKLSRSKWPGCRSVSGNLPCNKSKNRLENVVPLESSRVCLQPVRGVEGSDYINASLVDGYRQRGAYVATQGPLAHTADDFWRMLWERNSTIVVMLTKLREMGREKCHQYWPAERSARYQYFVVDPMAEYNMPQYVLREFKVTDARDGQSRTIRQFQFSDWPEQGVPENGEGFIDFIGQVHKTKEQFGQEGPITVHCSAGVGRSGVFITLSMVLERMRYEGVVDVFHTVQTLRTQRPAMVQTQEQYQLCYRAALQYLGSFDHYAT, encoded by the exons ATGGCAGCGGGCCGACCCGTCGCCGTCACCCTGGCGGCGCTCCTGTtgtcgtggtggtggtggtgctcgTCGCCGTGCGTCGCCGCCGACG GCGTCCCCAGCTTGGTCAAGTGGCCCCAGGACCAGACGGGTGTGGCGGGGGGCGTGGCCTCTTTCGTTTGCCAGGCCCAGGGAGAGCCCCGCCCACGCATCACATGGATGAAGCAAGGCAAAAAAGTCAGCTCGCAACGATTTGAG GTGATGGATTTCCCCGACGGCTCGGGTTCGGTTCTGCGCATCCAGCCGCTGAGGACGCATCGGGACGAGGCCGTCTACGAGTGCGCCGCCGCCAACGCCCTGGGCCGGATCAACGCCAGCGCCAAACTCACCGTCCTGGAAG AAGAGCAGATCCCTCACGGCTTCCCCAGCATCGACATGGGCCCTCAGCTGAAGGTGGTGGAGAAGACGCGCACGGCCACCATGTTGTGCGCCGCCAGCGGCAGCCCGGACCCCCTCATCTTCTGGCTCAAGGACTTCCTGCCCGTGGACGTGGAGAGCGCCGACGGACGCGTCAAGCAGTTGCGCTCGG GCGCCCTCCAGATCGAGAACAGCGACGAGTCGGACCAGGGCAAGTACGAGTGCGTGGCCGTCAACTCGGCGGGGAGCCGCTACTCGCCGCCGGCCAATCTCTACGTGCGAG TCCGTCGGGTGCCGCCGCGTTTCTCCATCCCGCCGTCCAACCGAGAGGTGCTGCCGGGGGGCGCGGTCAACCTGACCTGCGTGGCGGTGGGGGCGCCCATGCCCCGCGTCAAGTGGATGAGCGGCGAGGCCCAGCTGACCCCCGAGGACCAGGTGCCCGTGGGGCGCAACGTGCTGCAGCTGGCCCACGTCCTCCGCTCGGCCGACTACACCTGCGTGGCCGTCTCCACGCTGGGCGTCATTCGGACCACCGCCAGGGTCACCGTCAAAG CCCCGCCCAAGCCCCCCACCTCCCTGACGGCCACCGAGACCACGGCCACCAGCGTCACGCTGTCGTGGGACTCGGAGCCCTCCGAGCCGCCGGCCTCCTACTACGTGATCCAATACCGCGCCCTGTCCTCGGGGGAGGACGTCTTCCGGGAGGTGGACGGCGTGGCCACCACCCGCTACAGCGTGGGGGGTCTGGGCCCCTTCTCCGAGTACCTCTTCCGGGTGATGGCCGTCAACGAGGTGGGGCGGGGCCCGCCGGGGCCCGCCACCGCCGTCCGCACCGGCGAGCGGGCGCCCTCCTCGCCCCCGCTGCGTCTCCGGGCGCGGGCCTCGGGTCCCGCCCGGCTGCTGGTCCGGTGGGAGCCCCCCGAGGAGCCCAACGGCCGAGTGCGGGGGTACCGCCTCTACTACAGCGCCGACCCCGAGGCGCCGCCGGACGCCTGGGAGCGACGCCAGACGACGGCGGCGGACGGGGCCGGCGGGGCCGGCGGCCTGGCCCTGGACGGACTCCGAGCCGACGTCACCTACCGATTGAGGGTGCTGGCCTTCACCTCGGCGGGCGACGGACCCCCCTCGGACGTCGTGCTCGTCAAGACGCGGGAAGgag TCCCCGCCCAGCCGAGCCATTTGGAGGCCGAAGCCGAGCTGGACTCTCGCATCATGCTGTCGTGGCGCTGGCCGCCGGTCCAAGACGTCCAGGAGGTCCAGGAGGTCCAGGAGGTCCGGCATCCCCAAGAGCCCCAGGAAGCCCAGGAACCATTGCTGGGTTACCAGCTACTCTACTGGGAGGCCAATCTTCCCCAAGAGAAG CTCAGCGTGAACTTGGAACCCAGCGCGTCCTACGCCGTGGACAATTTGAAGGCCGACACCGTCTACGCGTTCAGTCTGGCCGCCAAGTCGGCGTCGGGCCTGGGGGTCTTCACCGCGCCCGTGGAGGGACGGACCGCCCCATCCA tgccCGAAGCCCCGCCCAGAAAggtggaggcggcggcggtCAACTCCACGGCGGTTCGGGTGAGCTGGAAGCCGCCGCTGTCAATCAAACACAACGGTCACCTGCGGGGCGGCTACCACATCGTCTACTCCAGGATGGAGAGAGGACAGCCTCACGGGCGCCCCCTCGTGGCCGACGTCGCTCGCCCGGACGCCCAG GAAGCCATTTTGACGGGCCTCTTGCCCGAGACCAGCTACTCGCTAACGGTAGCGGCGTACGGCGCCAAGGGGGACGGCGCCCGGAGCAAAGCTCGGCTAGTCACCACCACGGGGGCAG TCCCAGGCAAACCCAGCATGATGATCAGCACCACCACCAGCAACACGGCCCTGATCCAATGGCAGCCCCCCAAGGAGACGGCGGGCCAGCTCACGGGCTACCGCCTGCGCTACAAACGGGCCGAAGAGGACTCCTTTGCCGTCCGGGACTTTGGCCCCTCCCACGACCACTTCACCGTCACGGGCCTCCACAAGGGGGCCTCCTACGTCTTCCAACTGCGGGCTCGCAACGGGGCGGGCCACGGCGTGGAGTGCGTCAAGGAGGTGGCCACCCCCGAGGACGCGCCCTCCGGGTACCCCCTCAACTTGAGCGCCGTCGGCCTGGGCGCCACCTCGGCCCGGCTGACCTGGGAGCCGCCGTCGGCGGAACGCCGCAACGGCAAGATGGTGGAGTACGCCGTGGTCTACCGGGACATCGACGGGCGGGAAGAGGAGGTGGTCCGCACCACCGCCCACACGCACCTGAGTTTAAGCGGGCTTCGACCCGACACCACCTACGACATCCGGGTGAGGGCCTTCACCGCCAAAGGGGGCGGTCCGCTCAGTCCCGGCATCCAGAGCAGGACCATGCCCGCCCCCGTGCCAG CTTCGGCCCACAACTTGGCGGCCAAAACGGTGACCAAAACGTCGGTTCTGCTGACCTGGGAGGTCACCAACACCTCAGAATCCGACTCCCCTCTGCAG ATCGTCTTCGAGCGACAGAGCGTGGCCACGCGACTGCAAGACGGTAGAAAGCTCATCACGGGTCTCCGACCCGACACCGAGTACTCCTTCTCGGTCCCGACGAATGGCGGCGCCGGTCCGCGCCAGACGGTCACCTTGCGCACGGCGCCGGACCTCCTCCCGGAAAAACCCTCGGAGATCCTGGTGGACGCGGAGGAGGACGGCGGGAAAGTGGCACTGCGGCTGCCGAGGGTGGCGTCGGGGAGCCCCGTCAG GTGGTTCTACGTGGTGGTGGTCCCGCTCACTCCGGCGTCCGTCCACTGGGAGAGCCCGGATGCCATGGATCTCCAAGAG CTTCTGGATGGCCAGGACATCCGGCCCAGGAAGACAAGACAGACAGAGAGGGACTTCCTACGTGCGTACGTGGCGGCCAAGCTGTCCTCGCTCCCCGACGTCTTCACCCTGGGCGACGGCCGCGACTACGGCGGCTTCCGCAACCGCCAGTTGTTGCCGGGGACCGCGCGCTTCTTCGTCCTGGCCGAACTGGCCCAGCGCCAGTGG AGGACGCTGGCCAGCAGCCCTTTCTCGGACGACGTCTCGGTCAACGACGGCGGCGTGGGGGGGGCCACGCGCGTCTCCGAGGAAGGCCAGATGCTCTGGGTGACGGGACCCGTGCTGGCCGTGGTCCTCATCGTGGTCATCGTCATGGCTATTCTGCTCTTCAAAAG CAAACAAGAACG GAAGCGAACATCCCCGTCCTCCAAAGACGcccaggcggcggcggcggcgacggacACCAAGGATTCGCTTCGGAGCCGCCCCTGCGATCCGCCGGAGGCGCGTCCCCCAG GCGACAACCGCGGCACCCCAACCCTACCAG GGACGGGGGGACGTCCTCCCATCGCCGTCGGCGACCTGGCCGACCACATCCGGCGCCTGGAGGCCGACGAAAACTCTGGTTTCTCGCGGGAGTACCAG TCCATCGAAGCGGGCCGGCGTTTCACCTGGGAACATTCTAACCTGGAGGTCAACAAGCCCAAGAACCGCTACGCTAACATAGTGGCTTACGACCACACGCGAGTCCTCTTGACGCCGACGGAGG GGATGGTGGGCAGCGACTACGTCAACGCCAACTACGTGGACGGCTACAGGAAGCAGAATGCCTACATCGCCACTCAGGGGCCGCTCCCCGACACCCTGGCGGACTTTTGGAGGATGGTTTGGGAGCAACGTGCCGCCACCGTGGTCATGATGACCCGCCTGGAGGAGAAGTCAAGG GTCAAGTGCGAGCAATACTGGCCCAGTCGCGGGACTCAAACCTACGGGCCGGTCCAGGTGACCTTGCTGGAGACCACAGAATTGGCCACCTACACCATTCGCACCTTTGCGCTTTATAAG AGCGGTTCCAGCGAGAGGAGGGAGGTGCGCCACTTCCAGTTCCTGGCCTGGCCCGACCACGGCGTGCCCGAGCACCCCGCCTCCACGCTGGCCTTTGTGCGGCGGGTCAAAGCCTGCGACTCGCCGGACGCCGGACCCACGGTGGTCCACTGCAG CGCCGGCGTGGGGCGCACCGGCTGCTTCGTGGCCATCGACGCCATGTTGGAGCGCATGCGGCGCGAGGGCGCCGTGGACGTGCACGGACACGTGAGCCGGCTGAGGGCCCAGAGGAACTACATGGTCCAGACCCAAGAGCAGTACGTCTTCATCCACGAGGCCTTGCTGGAGGCCGCCGTCTGCGGGAACACACAAGTGGCCGCCCGCAACCTCCACGCGCACGTGGACAAGCTGGGACGCGTGCCGCCGGGAGAGAGCGTCACCGCCATGGAGCTGGAATTTAAG AAACTGTCCCGCTCCAAATGGCCGGGGTGCCGTTCCGTCAGCGGCAACCTGCCGTGCAACAAGTCCAAGAACCGCCTGGAGAACGTCGTCCCCCTGGAGTCCAGCCGCGTGTGCCTGCAACCCGTCCGCGGCGTGGAGGGCTCCGACTACATCAACGCCAGCCTGGTGGACGGCTACCGGCAGCGCGGGGCCTACGTGGCCACCCAGGGCCCCTTGGCCCACACCGCCGACGACTTTTGGAGGATGCTGTGGGAGCGCAACTCCACCATCGTGGTCATGCTGACCAAACTGCGCGAGATGGGACGG GAAAAATGTCACCAGTACTGGCCCGCAGAGAGGTCGGCCAGATACCAGTACTTTGTGGTGGACCCCATGGCCGAGTACAACATGCCGCAGTACGTCCTAAGGGAGTTTAAAGTGACCGACGCCAGG GACGGCCAGTCCAGGACCATCCGGCAGTTCCAGTTCAGCGATTGGCCCGAACAGGGGGTCCCCGAAAACGGGGAAGGCTTCATCGATTTCATCGGACAGGTCCACAAAACCAAGGAGCAGTTCGGGCAGGAAGGACCTATCACCGTGCACTGCAG CGCCGGCGTGGGGCGCAGCGGCGTCTTTATCACGCTGAGCATGGTCCTGGAACGGATGAGGTACGAGGGCGTCGTGGACGTCTTCCACACCGTCCAGACCCTGAGGACGCAACGGCCCGCCATGGTCCAGACCCAG GAGCAGTACCAGCTGTGCTACCGGGCCGCGCTCCAATACCTGGGAAGCTTTGACCACTATGCAACATAA
- the ptprfa gene encoding protein tyrosine phosphatase receptor type Fa isoform X1 produces MAAGRPVAVTLAALLLSWWWWCSSPCVAADGVPSLVKWPQDQTGVAGGVASFVCQAQGEPRPRITWMKQGKKVSSQRFEVMDFPDGSGSVLRIQPLRTHRDEAVYECAAANALGRINASAKLTVLEEEQIPHGFPSIDMGPQLKVVEKTRTATMLCAASGSPDPLIFWLKDFLPVDVESADGRVKQLRSGGTPIRGALQIENSDESDQGKYECVAVNSAGSRYSPPANLYVRDQREVRRVPPRFSIPPSNREVLPGGAVNLTCVAVGAPMPRVKWMSGEAQLTPEDQVPVGRNVLQLAHVLRSADYTCVAVSTLGVIRTTARVTVKAPPKPPTSLTATETTATSVTLSWDSEPSEPPASYYVIQYRALSSGEDVFREVDGVATTRYSVGGLGPFSEYLFRVMAVNEVGRGPPGPATAVRTGERAPSSPPLRLRARASGPARLLVRWEPPEEPNGRVRGYRLYYSADPEAPPDAWERRQTTAADGAGGAGGLALDGLRADVTYRLRVLAFTSAGDGPPSDVVLVKTREGVPAQPSHLEAEAELDSRIMLSWRWPPVQDVQEVQEVQEVRHPQEPQEAQEPLLGYQLLYWEANLPQEKLSVNLEPSASYAVDNLKADTVYAFSLAAKSASGLGVFTAPVEGRTAPSMPEAPPRKVEAAAVNSTAVRVSWKPPLSIKHNGHLRGGYHIVYSRMERGQPHGRPLVADVARPDAQEAILTGLLPETSYSLTVAAYGAKGDGARSKARLVTTTGAVPGKPSMMISTTTSNTALIQWQPPKETAGQLTGYRLRYKRAEEDSFAVRDFGPSHDHFTVTGLHKGASYVFQLRARNGAGHGVECVKEVATPEDAPSGYPLNLSAVGLGATSARLTWEPPSAERRNGKMVEYAVVYRDIDGREEEVVRTTAHTHLSLSGLRPDTTYDIRVRAFTAKGGGPLSPGIQSRTMPAPVPASAHNLAAKTVTKTSVLLTWEVTNTSESDSPLQIVFERQSVATRLQDGRKLITGLRPDTEYSFSVPTNGGAGPRQTVTLRTAPDLLPEKPSEILVDAEEDGGKVALRLPRVASGSPVRWFYVVVVPLTPASVHWESPDAMDLQELLDGQDIRPRKTRQTERDFLRAYVAAKLSSLPDVFTLGDGRDYGGFRNRQLLPGTARFFVLAELAQRQWRTLASSPFSDDVSVNDGGVGGATRVSEEGQMLWVTGPVLAVVLIVVIVMAILLFKSKQERKRTSPSSKDAQAAAAATDTKDSLRSRPCDPPEARPPGDNRGTPTLPGTGGRPPIAVGDLADHIRRLEADENSGFSREYQSIEAGRRFTWEHSNLEVNKPKNRYANIVAYDHTRVLLTPTEGKYGCRRPPGRAGPATQPLSSPSGMVGSDYVNANYVDGYRKQNAYIATQGPLPDTLADFWRMVWEQRAATVVMMTRLEEKSRVKCEQYWPSRGTQTYGPVQVTLLETTELATYTIRTFALYKSGSSERREVRHFQFLAWPDHGVPEHPASTLAFVRRVKACDSPDAGPTVVHCSAGVGRTGCFVAIDAMLERMRREGAVDVHGHVSRLRAQRNYMVQTQEQYVFIHEALLEAAVCGNTQVAARNLHAHVDKLGRVPPGESVTAMELEFKKLSRSKWPGCRSVSGNLPCNKSKNRLENVVPLESSRVCLQPVRGVEGSDYINASLVDGYRQRGAYVATQGPLAHTADDFWRMLWERNSTIVVMLTKLREMGREKCHQYWPAERSARYQYFVVDPMAEYNMPQYVLREFKVTDARDGQSRTIRQFQFSDWPEQGVPENGEGFIDFIGQVHKTKEQFGQEGPITVHCSAGVGRSGVFITLSMVLERMRYEGVVDVFHTVQTLRTQRPAMVQTQEQYQLCYRAALQYLGSFDHYAT; encoded by the exons ATGGCAGCGGGCCGACCCGTCGCCGTCACCCTGGCGGCGCTCCTGTtgtcgtggtggtggtggtgctcgTCGCCGTGCGTCGCCGCCGACG GCGTCCCCAGCTTGGTCAAGTGGCCCCAGGACCAGACGGGTGTGGCGGGGGGCGTGGCCTCTTTCGTTTGCCAGGCCCAGGGAGAGCCCCGCCCACGCATCACATGGATGAAGCAAGGCAAAAAAGTCAGCTCGCAACGATTTGAG GTGATGGATTTCCCCGACGGCTCGGGTTCGGTTCTGCGCATCCAGCCGCTGAGGACGCATCGGGACGAGGCCGTCTACGAGTGCGCCGCCGCCAACGCCCTGGGCCGGATCAACGCCAGCGCCAAACTCACCGTCCTGGAAG AAGAGCAGATCCCTCACGGCTTCCCCAGCATCGACATGGGCCCTCAGCTGAAGGTGGTGGAGAAGACGCGCACGGCCACCATGTTGTGCGCCGCCAGCGGCAGCCCGGACCCCCTCATCTTCTGGCTCAAGGACTTCCTGCCCGTGGACGTGGAGAGCGCCGACGGACGCGTCAAGCAGTTGCGCTCGG GTGGTACACCAATCAGAG GCGCCCTCCAGATCGAGAACAGCGACGAGTCGGACCAGGGCAAGTACGAGTGCGTGGCCGTCAACTCGGCGGGGAGCCGCTACTCGCCGCCGGCCAATCTCTACGTGCGAG ACCAGCGAGAAG TCCGTCGGGTGCCGCCGCGTTTCTCCATCCCGCCGTCCAACCGAGAGGTGCTGCCGGGGGGCGCGGTCAACCTGACCTGCGTGGCGGTGGGGGCGCCCATGCCCCGCGTCAAGTGGATGAGCGGCGAGGCCCAGCTGACCCCCGAGGACCAGGTGCCCGTGGGGCGCAACGTGCTGCAGCTGGCCCACGTCCTCCGCTCGGCCGACTACACCTGCGTGGCCGTCTCCACGCTGGGCGTCATTCGGACCACCGCCAGGGTCACCGTCAAAG CCCCGCCCAAGCCCCCCACCTCCCTGACGGCCACCGAGACCACGGCCACCAGCGTCACGCTGTCGTGGGACTCGGAGCCCTCCGAGCCGCCGGCCTCCTACTACGTGATCCAATACCGCGCCCTGTCCTCGGGGGAGGACGTCTTCCGGGAGGTGGACGGCGTGGCCACCACCCGCTACAGCGTGGGGGGTCTGGGCCCCTTCTCCGAGTACCTCTTCCGGGTGATGGCCGTCAACGAGGTGGGGCGGGGCCCGCCGGGGCCCGCCACCGCCGTCCGCACCGGCGAGCGGGCGCCCTCCTCGCCCCCGCTGCGTCTCCGGGCGCGGGCCTCGGGTCCCGCCCGGCTGCTGGTCCGGTGGGAGCCCCCCGAGGAGCCCAACGGCCGAGTGCGGGGGTACCGCCTCTACTACAGCGCCGACCCCGAGGCGCCGCCGGACGCCTGGGAGCGACGCCAGACGACGGCGGCGGACGGGGCCGGCGGGGCCGGCGGCCTGGCCCTGGACGGACTCCGAGCCGACGTCACCTACCGATTGAGGGTGCTGGCCTTCACCTCGGCGGGCGACGGACCCCCCTCGGACGTCGTGCTCGTCAAGACGCGGGAAGgag TCCCCGCCCAGCCGAGCCATTTGGAGGCCGAAGCCGAGCTGGACTCTCGCATCATGCTGTCGTGGCGCTGGCCGCCGGTCCAAGACGTCCAGGAGGTCCAGGAGGTCCAGGAGGTCCGGCATCCCCAAGAGCCCCAGGAAGCCCAGGAACCATTGCTGGGTTACCAGCTACTCTACTGGGAGGCCAATCTTCCCCAAGAGAAG CTCAGCGTGAACTTGGAACCCAGCGCGTCCTACGCCGTGGACAATTTGAAGGCCGACACCGTCTACGCGTTCAGTCTGGCCGCCAAGTCGGCGTCGGGCCTGGGGGTCTTCACCGCGCCCGTGGAGGGACGGACCGCCCCATCCA tgccCGAAGCCCCGCCCAGAAAggtggaggcggcggcggtCAACTCCACGGCGGTTCGGGTGAGCTGGAAGCCGCCGCTGTCAATCAAACACAACGGTCACCTGCGGGGCGGCTACCACATCGTCTACTCCAGGATGGAGAGAGGACAGCCTCACGGGCGCCCCCTCGTGGCCGACGTCGCTCGCCCGGACGCCCAG GAAGCCATTTTGACGGGCCTCTTGCCCGAGACCAGCTACTCGCTAACGGTAGCGGCGTACGGCGCCAAGGGGGACGGCGCCCGGAGCAAAGCTCGGCTAGTCACCACCACGGGGGCAG TCCCAGGCAAACCCAGCATGATGATCAGCACCACCACCAGCAACACGGCCCTGATCCAATGGCAGCCCCCCAAGGAGACGGCGGGCCAGCTCACGGGCTACCGCCTGCGCTACAAACGGGCCGAAGAGGACTCCTTTGCCGTCCGGGACTTTGGCCCCTCCCACGACCACTTCACCGTCACGGGCCTCCACAAGGGGGCCTCCTACGTCTTCCAACTGCGGGCTCGCAACGGGGCGGGCCACGGCGTGGAGTGCGTCAAGGAGGTGGCCACCCCCGAGGACGCGCCCTCCGGGTACCCCCTCAACTTGAGCGCCGTCGGCCTGGGCGCCACCTCGGCCCGGCTGACCTGGGAGCCGCCGTCGGCGGAACGCCGCAACGGCAAGATGGTGGAGTACGCCGTGGTCTACCGGGACATCGACGGGCGGGAAGAGGAGGTGGTCCGCACCACCGCCCACACGCACCTGAGTTTAAGCGGGCTTCGACCCGACACCACCTACGACATCCGGGTGAGGGCCTTCACCGCCAAAGGGGGCGGTCCGCTCAGTCCCGGCATCCAGAGCAGGACCATGCCCGCCCCCGTGCCAG CTTCGGCCCACAACTTGGCGGCCAAAACGGTGACCAAAACGTCGGTTCTGCTGACCTGGGAGGTCACCAACACCTCAGAATCCGACTCCCCTCTGCAG ATCGTCTTCGAGCGACAGAGCGTGGCCACGCGACTGCAAGACGGTAGAAAGCTCATCACGGGTCTCCGACCCGACACCGAGTACTCCTTCTCGGTCCCGACGAATGGCGGCGCCGGTCCGCGCCAGACGGTCACCTTGCGCACGGCGCCGGACCTCCTCCCGGAAAAACCCTCGGAGATCCTGGTGGACGCGGAGGAGGACGGCGGGAAAGTGGCACTGCGGCTGCCGAGGGTGGCGTCGGGGAGCCCCGTCAG GTGGTTCTACGTGGTGGTGGTCCCGCTCACTCCGGCGTCCGTCCACTGGGAGAGCCCGGATGCCATGGATCTCCAAGAG CTTCTGGATGGCCAGGACATCCGGCCCAGGAAGACAAGACAGACAGAGAGGGACTTCCTACGTGCGTACGTGGCGGCCAAGCTGTCCTCGCTCCCCGACGTCTTCACCCTGGGCGACGGCCGCGACTACGGCGGCTTCCGCAACCGCCAGTTGTTGCCGGGGACCGCGCGCTTCTTCGTCCTGGCCGAACTGGCCCAGCGCCAGTGG AGGACGCTGGCCAGCAGCCCTTTCTCGGACGACGTCTCGGTCAACGACGGCGGCGTGGGGGGGGCCACGCGCGTCTCCGAGGAAGGCCAGATGCTCTGGGTGACGGGACCCGTGCTGGCCGTGGTCCTCATCGTGGTCATCGTCATGGCTATTCTGCTCTTCAAAAG CAAACAAGAACG GAAGCGAACATCCCCGTCCTCCAAAGACGcccaggcggcggcggcggcgacggacACCAAGGATTCGCTTCGGAGCCGCCCCTGCGATCCGCCGGAGGCGCGTCCCCCAG GCGACAACCGCGGCACCCCAACCCTACCAG GGACGGGGGGACGTCCTCCCATCGCCGTCGGCGACCTGGCCGACCACATCCGGCGCCTGGAGGCCGACGAAAACTCTGGTTTCTCGCGGGAGTACCAG TCCATCGAAGCGGGCCGGCGTTTCACCTGGGAACATTCTAACCTGGAGGTCAACAAGCCCAAGAACCGCTACGCTAACATAGTGGCTTACGACCACACGCGAGTCCTCTTGACGCCGACGGAGGGTAAGTATGGTTGTCGCCGCCCACCAGGGCGGGCGGGCCCCGCCACTCAGCCGCTTTCTTCGCCCTCAGGGATGGTGGGCAGCGACTACGTCAACGCCAACTACGTGGACGGCTACAGGAAGCAGAATGCCTACATCGCCACTCAGGGGCCGCTCCCCGACACCCTGGCGGACTTTTGGAGGATGGTTTGGGAGCAACGTGCCGCCACCGTGGTCATGATGACCCGCCTGGAGGAGAAGTCAAGG GTCAAGTGCGAGCAATACTGGCCCAGTCGCGGGACTCAAACCTACGGGCCGGTCCAGGTGACCTTGCTGGAGACCACAGAATTGGCCACCTACACCATTCGCACCTTTGCGCTTTATAAG AGCGGTTCCAGCGAGAGGAGGGAGGTGCGCCACTTCCAGTTCCTGGCCTGGCCCGACCACGGCGTGCCCGAGCACCCCGCCTCCACGCTGGCCTTTGTGCGGCGGGTCAAAGCCTGCGACTCGCCGGACGCCGGACCCACGGTGGTCCACTGCAG CGCCGGCGTGGGGCGCACCGGCTGCTTCGTGGCCATCGACGCCATGTTGGAGCGCATGCGGCGCGAGGGCGCCGTGGACGTGCACGGACACGTGAGCCGGCTGAGGGCCCAGAGGAACTACATGGTCCAGACCCAAGAGCAGTACGTCTTCATCCACGAGGCCTTGCTGGAGGCCGCCGTCTGCGGGAACACACAAGTGGCCGCCCGCAACCTCCACGCGCACGTGGACAAGCTGGGACGCGTGCCGCCGGGAGAGAGCGTCACCGCCATGGAGCTGGAATTTAAG AAACTGTCCCGCTCCAAATGGCCGGGGTGCCGTTCCGTCAGCGGCAACCTGCCGTGCAACAAGTCCAAGAACCGCCTGGAGAACGTCGTCCCCCTGGAGTCCAGCCGCGTGTGCCTGCAACCCGTCCGCGGCGTGGAGGGCTCCGACTACATCAACGCCAGCCTGGTGGACGGCTACCGGCAGCGCGGGGCCTACGTGGCCACCCAGGGCCCCTTGGCCCACACCGCCGACGACTTTTGGAGGATGCTGTGGGAGCGCAACTCCACCATCGTGGTCATGCTGACCAAACTGCGCGAGATGGGACGG GAAAAATGTCACCAGTACTGGCCCGCAGAGAGGTCGGCCAGATACCAGTACTTTGTGGTGGACCCCATGGCCGAGTACAACATGCCGCAGTACGTCCTAAGGGAGTTTAAAGTGACCGACGCCAGG GACGGCCAGTCCAGGACCATCCGGCAGTTCCAGTTCAGCGATTGGCCCGAACAGGGGGTCCCCGAAAACGGGGAAGGCTTCATCGATTTCATCGGACAGGTCCACAAAACCAAGGAGCAGTTCGGGCAGGAAGGACCTATCACCGTGCACTGCAG CGCCGGCGTGGGGCGCAGCGGCGTCTTTATCACGCTGAGCATGGTCCTGGAACGGATGAGGTACGAGGGCGTCGTGGACGTCTTCCACACCGTCCAGACCCTGAGGACGCAACGGCCCGCCATGGTCCAGACCCAG GAGCAGTACCAGCTGTGCTACCGGGCCGCGCTCCAATACCTGGGAAGCTTTGACCACTATGCAACATAA